A segment of the Bufo bufo chromosome 5, aBufBuf1.1, whole genome shotgun sequence genome:
CCGCCATCACTCAGCAGCCTAGGACACAAGGGACGGACATCTTACCTGGCCAGGTCTCGCACAGACTCGTCGCTCAGGTGATTAGAGGAGAGCGTCAGGTGGGATAATGTGCAGCCATCCTGCCGATATAGATGACAGCAAGGTGAGGGGCACGTGGATAGGTCAGAAGAAGAGCGCGGGGGGGAGATAACGACATAAACACGAGGGTGAGAGGGAGCAACAGTATTGGGGAGGGGGTCAGAAAAAGATCACAGGGAGAGGGGGTGTCAGAGGAAAAGGACCTGGTAGAAGGGGTGTCAGTAAGTGCTCACCTGAGTAAGGTATCTTATTAGGGGCTCTGTGATCAGAGCGTCACCTGCAGTCACAGCTCGAAGCTCCAGACAGGAGATCGTCTCATGGGGTATGGTCTTCAGCACCAGCTCCACTCCAGTAGAACCCAGAGGAttgtgagaaagagagagattCTTCAAGTGAACAGCACCTGACAAAAGGACAACACAATTTATAATCTGACAACCAGAAGGCACAGGAAAAGTGACCTATCATTACAACCAGCAGCCCACGTACGGCACTAGTCGCCTTCCAGCAGCCGGCTCCTCTGTTAGTAAGAGAAAACatggagaggagggggatgaggctgcagtctgtgtgtgtgaggacagaggagaggagggggatgaggctgcagtctgtgtgtgtgaagacagagaagaggagggggatgaggctgcagtctgtgtgtgtgaggacagaggagaggagggggatgaggctgcagtctgtgtgtgtgaagacagaggagaggagggggatgaggctgcagtctgtgtgtgtgaagacagagaagaggagggggatgaggctgcagtctgtgtgtgaggacagaggagaggagggggatgaggctgcagtctgtgtgtgaggacagaggagaggagggggtgaggctgcagtgtgtgtgtgaagacagaggagaggagggggatgaggctgcagtctgtgtgtgaagacagagaagaggagggggatgaggctgcagtctgtgtgtgaagacagagaagaggagggggatgaggctgcagtctgtgtgtgaggacagaggagaggaggggggtgaggctgcagtgtgtgtgtgaggacagagaagaggagggggatgaggctgcagtctgtgtgaggacagaggagaggagggggatgaggctgcagtctgtgtgtgaggacagaggagaggagggggatgaggctgcagtctgtgtgaggacagaggagaggagggggatgaggctgcagtctgtgtgaggacagaggagaggaggggggtgaggctgcagtctgtgtgtgtgaagacagaggagaggtgggggatgaggctgcagtctgtgtgaggacagaggagaggagggggatgaggctGCAATCTGTGTGTGTGAAGACAGAGGAGAGGAGGGGATGAGGCTGCAGTCTGTGTGAAgacagaggagaggagggggatgaggctgcagtctgtgtgtgtgtgaagacagaggagaggagggggatgaggctgcagtctgtgtgtgaggacagaggagaggagggggatgaggctgcagtctgtgtgtgaggacagaggagaggagggggatgaggctgcagtctgtgtgtgaggacagaggagaggagggggatgaggctgcagtctgtgtgtgtgtgaggacagaggagaggagggggatgaggctgcagtctgtgtgtgtgaggacagaggagaggagggggatgaggctgcagtctgtgtgtgtgaggacagaggagaggagggggatgaggctGCAATCTGTGTGAAgacagaggagaggagggggatgaggctgcagtctgtgtgtgtgaggacagaggagaggaggggggtgaggctgcagtctgtgtgtgtgaggacagaggagaggagggggatgaggctgcagtctgtgtgcgaagacagaggagaggagggggatgaggctacagtctgtgtgtgtgaagacagaggagaggagggggatgaggctgcagtctgtgtgtgaggacagagaagaggagggggatgaggctgcagtctgtgtgtgtgaagacagaggagaggagggggatgaggctgcagtctgtgtgaggacagaggagaggagggggatgaggctgcagtctgtgtgaggacagaggagaggagggggatgaggctGCAGTCTGTGTGTGTGAAGACAGAGCAGAGGAGAAAAGGGGGATGAGgctgcagtctgtgtgtgaggacagaggagaggagggggatgaggctgcagtgtgtgtgaaaaccgaggagaggagggggattaGGCTGCTGTGTGTTTGTGAAGACAGAGaagaggagggggatgaggctgcagtctgtgtgtgtgaggacagaggagaggagggggatgaggctgcagtctgtgtgaggacagaggagaggagggggatgaggctgcagtctgtgtgaggacagagaagaggagggggatgaggctgcagtctgtgtgaagacagaggagaggagggggatgaggctGCAGTGTGGTGTGaagacaggagaggagggggatgaggctgcagtgtgtgtgtgaagacaggagaggagggggatgaggctgcagtctgtgtgaggacagagaagaggagggggatgaggctgcagtctgtgtgaggacagagaagaggagggggatgaggctGCAGTCTGTGTGAGGACAGAGAAGAGGAGGGGGATGGGGctgcagtgtgtgtgtgaagacagaggagaggagggggatgaggctgcagtctgtgtgtgaggacagaggagaggagggggatgaggctgcagtctgtgtgtgaggacagagaagaggagggggatgaggctgcagtctgtgtgtgtgaagacagaggagaggagggggatgaggctgcagtctgtgtgtggggacagagaagaggagggggatgaggctgcagtctgtgtgtgaggacagaggagagggatgaggctgcagtctgtgtgaggacagaggagaggagggggatgaggctGCAGTCTGTGTGAGGGGAGAGGGATGAGGCTGCAGTCTGTGTGTGAAgacagaggagaggagggggatgaggcagcagtatgtgtgtgtgaggacagagaagaggagggggatgaggctgcagtctgtgtgtgaggacagagaagaggagggggatgaggctgcagtctgtgtgtgtgaagacagaggagaggagggggatgaggctgcagtctgtgtgtgaggacagaggagaggagggggatgaggctgcagtctgtgtgtgtgaagacagaggagaggagggggatgaggctgcagtctgtgtgtgtgaagacagaggagaggagggggatgaggctgcagtctgtgtgaggacagaggagaggagggggatgaggctgcagtctgtgtgaggacagaggagaggagggggatgaggctGCAGTCTGTGTGTGTGAAGACAGAGCAGAGGAGAAAAGGGGGATGAGgctgcagtctgtgtgtgaggacagaggagaggagggggatgaggctgcagtctgtgtgaggacagagaagaggagggggatgaggctgcagtctgtgtgaggacagagaagaggagggggatgaggctgcagtctgtgtgaggacagaggagaggagggggatgaggctgcagtctgtgtgaggacagaggagaggagggggatgaggctgcagtctgtgtgtgaggacagagaagaggagggggatgaggctgcagtctgtgtgtgaggacagaggagaggagggggatgaggctgcagtctgtgtgaggacagaggagaggagggggatgaggctgcagtctgtgtgtgaagacagaggagaggagggggatgaggctgcagtctgtgtgtgaggacagaggagggggatgaggctgcagtctgtgtgaggacagaggagaggagggggatgaggctGTAGTCTGTGTGAGgacagaggagaggagggggatgaggctgcagtctgtgtgtgaggacagagaagaggagggggatgaggctgcagtctgtgtgtgaggacagaggagaggagggggatgaggctgcagtctgtgtgtgaagtcagaggagaggagggggatgaggctgcagtctgtgtgtgaggacagaggagggggatgaggctgcagtctgtgtgtgaagacagaggagaggagggggatgaggcagcagtatgtgtgtgtgaggacagagaagaggagagggatgaggctgcagtctgtgtgtgaggacagaggagaggagggggatgaggctgcagtctgtgtgaggacagaggagaggagggggatgaggctgcagtctgtgtgaggacagagaagaggagggggatgaggctgcagtctgtgtgaggacagagaagaggagggggatgaggctgcagtctgtgtgaggacagaggagaggagggggatgaggctgcagtctgtgtgaggacagaggagaggagggggatgaggctgcagtctgtgtgtgaggacagaggagaggagggggatgaggctgcagtctgtgtgtgaggacagaggagaggagggggatgaggctgcagtctgtgtgaggacagaggagaggagggggatgaggctgcagtctgtgtgtgaggacagagaagaggagggggatgaggctgcagtctgtgtgtgaggacagaggagaggagggggatgaggctgcagtctgtgtgaggacagaggagaggagggggatgaggctgcagtctgtgtgtgaagacagaggagaggagggggatgaggctgcagtctgtgtgtgaggacagaggagggggatgaggctgcagtctgtgtgaggacagaggagaggagggggatgaggctgcagtctgtgtgtgaggacagagaagaggagggggatgaggctgcagtctgtgtgtgaggacagaggagaggagggggatgaggctgcagtctgtgtgtgaagacagaggagaggagggggatgaggctgcagtctgtgtgtgaggacagaggagggggatgaggctgcagtctgtgtgtgaagacagaggagaggagggggatgaggctgcagtatgtgtgtgtgaggacagaggagaggagggggatgaggctgcagtctgtgtgaggacagaggagaggaggggggtgaGGCTGCAGTCTGTGTGTGTGAAGACAGAgcagaggagaggagggggatgaggctgcagtctgtgtgtgtgaagacagaggagaggaggggggtgaggctgcagtctgtgtgtgtaaagacagaggagaggagggggatgaggctgcagtctgtgtgtgtgaagacagaggagaggagggggatgaggctgcagtctgtgtgaggacagaggaggatgaggctgcagtctgtgtgaggacagaggagaggagggggatgaggctgcagtctgtgtgaggacagaggagaggagggggatgaggctgcagtctgtgtgaggacagaggagaggagggggatgaggctgcagtctgtgtgaggacagaggagaggagggggatgaggctgcagtctgtgtgaggacagaggaggatgaggctgcagtctgtgtgaggacagaggagaggagggggatgaggctgcagtctgtgtgtgaggacagagaagaggagggggatgaggctgcagtctgtgtgtgaggacagaggagggggatgaggctgcagtctgtgtgaggacagaggagaggagggggatgaggctgcagtctgtgtgtgaggacagagaagaggagggggatgaggctgcagtctgtgtgtgaggacagaggagaggagggggatgaggctgcagtctgtgtgtgaggacagaggagaggagggggatgaggctgcagtctgtgtgtgtgaggacagaggagaggagggggatgaggctGCAGTCTGTGTGACTCCTGCTGTGAGGCATGCGATTGGCTGAGCACGTACAGCACTGCTCTGACATCACTCCAGTGGGCACCGCCTACTCGGCACCGCTACACAGGAATGTCTACATGTACAGATGCACGTCACCAGTGTCCACCATGACCCCCCACCTGCTCCCCCTGTGATCCTGAACAGGACGCAGGCGTCACTAGACCCCAATATACAACCTCAACATTAGGGGATCATCCTGTAAGTGAAGAGCGGCTATGATCGAACCTCTGAAGGCATCGGCCAGTACAAGGCGGTATTGCTGCAAGAACTTggcggagagttggcaggcccgcAGGTGCAGGGTGCTGAGAAGTGGGCAGTGGAGCAGAAGTGCTGCCAGCGGTTGTGACAGCCCATCCCCCAGCGGGTTCATGCTCAGGTCCAGCTCCTCAAGGTTCTAGAATAGAAGAGAAGCCATTAACGAAGGATCACATCACGGGGCTCAGTGGTCAGCAGTGCTTCAGGGGTTATTAGTGGCTCGTCCTTagcagtggctcagtggtcagcagtGGTTCAGGGGTTATTAGTGGCTCGTCCTTagcagtggctcagtggtcagcactggCTCTGGGGTTATTAGTGGATCCGTCCTTAGCAGTGGCTCAATGGTCATTAGTAGCTCGTCCTTAGCAGTGGCTTAGTGGTCAGCAGTGGTTTAGGGGTTATTAGTGGCTCGGTCCTTagcagtggctcagtggtcagcagtGGTTCAGGGGTTATTAGTGGCTCCGTCCTTagcagtggctcagtggtcagcagtGGTTCAGGGGTTATTAGTGGCTCGGTCCTTAGCAGTGGCTCAATGGTCAGCAGTGGTTCAGGGGTTATTAGTGGCTCCGTCCTTagcagtggctcagtggtcagcagtGGTTCAGGGGTTATTAGTGGCTCGTCCTTAGCAGTGGCTCAGTGGTAAGCAGTGCTTTAGGGGTTATTAGTGGCTCGTCCTTAGCAGTGGCTCAGTGGTAAGCAGTGGTTTAGGGGTTATTAGTGGCTCGGTCCTTagcagtggctcagtggtcagcagtGGTTCTGGGGTTATTAGTGGCTCGTCCTTAGCAGTGGCTCAGTGGTAAGCAGTGGTTTAGGGGTTATTAGTGGCTCGGTCCTTagcagtggctcagtggtcagcactggtTCAGGGGTTATTAGTGGCTCGTCCTTagcagtggctcagtggtcagcactggtTCAGGGGTTATTAGTGGCTCGGTCCTTagcagtggctcagtggtcagcagtGGTTCTGGGGTTATTAGTGGCTCGTCCTTAGCAGTGGCTCAGTGGTAAGCAGTGGTTTAGGGGTTATTAGTGGCTCGGTCCTTagcagtggctcagtggtcagcactggtTCAGGGGTTATTAGTGGCTCGTCCTTagcagtggctcagtggtcagcagtGGTTCAGGGGTTATTAGTGGCTCAGTCCTTAGCAGTGGCTCAGTGGTgctttgcagcgctggggtcctaggtttgaatccgaccaaggatgacatcttcatggagtttgtatgtattttgtggatttcCTCTCgggtctccggtttcctcccacactccagagACATACTGATggagaccttagattgtgagctcctggggacagCGTGACACTCATGtccgtaaagcgctgcggaatatgtcagtgcaCACAGTGGTGGTCTCACCTCCAGGGCTTTGTAGTCAGAGGTGGCCGCGGCTGGAACCAGCTTCCTGAGGCCCTCGTGGGTCAGACGGTTACAGGACAGGTTGAGATGGGTGAGGTTGGGCAGCGTTCCCAGCATGGACAGCAGCTCCTCCACTTCCGCATCCCCGAGGAGGTTTCCACTGAGGTGCAGTTGGCGTAGAGAGCTCTGAAGCTTCAAGGCACGGATTACCGGACAGAGGTGACGTCCGCTCAGGGACAGGCGGCACAGCGACACTGACGAGGTCTCCTGCTGTTCCAGAGCTTTCCGCACCAGACGATTCTCCTCTAGAAGAAAGACGGTAAGACAGGGGCGGCGGCGACAGCGCACAACACGGCCAGGGGGCGGCGGCGACAGCGCACAACACGGCCAGGGGGCGGCGGCGACAGCGCACAACACGGCCAGGGGGCGGCGGCGGCGACAGCGCACAACACGGCCAGGGGGCGGCGGCGACAGCGCACAACACGGCCAGGGGGCGGCGGCGACAGCGCACAACACGGCCAGGGGGCGGCGGCGACAGCGCACAACACGGCCAGGGGGCGGCGGCGACAGCGCACAACACGGCCAGGGGGCGGCGGCGACAGCGCACAACACGGCCAGGGGGCGGCGGCGACAGCGCACAACACGGCCAGGGGGCGGCGGCGACAGCGCACAACACGGCCAGGGGGCGGCGGCGACAGCGCCCGGCAGGCCAGGGGGCGGCGGCGACAGCGCACGGCAGGCCAGGGGGCGGCGGCGACAGCGCACGGCAGGCCAGGGGGGCGGCGGCGACAGCGCACGGCAGGCCAGGGGGCGGCGGCGACAGCGCACGGCAGGCCAGGGGGCGGCGGCGACAGCGCACGGCAGGCCAGGGGGCGGCGGCGACAGCGCACGGCAGGCCAGGGGGCGGCGGCGGCGACAGCGCACGGCAGGCCAGGGGGCGGCGGCGGCGACAGCGCACGGCAGGCCagggggcggcggcggcggcgacaGCGCACGGCAGGCCAGGGGGCGGCGGCGACAGCGCACGGCAGGCCAGGGGGCGGCGGCGGCGACAGTGCACGGAGTCTTACCCACTGCCAGGCTCTGACAGGCCTTCTTGTAGCGGTCAGTGAGGGGCGGCAGGTCCCACGAGTGCACCTCAGCCACAACCTGCAGGAAAACGACACCAGACTGAGACTCCCCCGCCATAGGAAAAAACGGCAGCTCGCGGTGCACAACCCACCTCCTCATTGCTCTGCAGGACATGaaggatcgggtcctggggggccAGCAGGGCCCCTTCCTTCTTGAGAGTCAGACGAGGAAGGAGCCCACAGCTCTGGTAGTAGCGTTGGGAGGCCTGCTCAGCCAACCAGGAGACCTCATGCGTCTCTCCACCACTGAGAGGACAACGACAAGATATAGATATAGTCACCATATACAagagctctgcttgctgtcagtgagtgtCCAGACCTAGGTTTTCTGAtggatgtttccattcactgacagcagagATCTTGTATGACGTACCTGTGAGGGATCGGGATGAGGAAGACATTGTCCTGAACTCTGACCCGCACTCTGATTGGTGGAGGCAAAGAGGCGTTCACCGTCACAGCCGGGGGCTGGAGAAACAAAACGTAGAATCAGAGCTCGGGGGCCACAGCTTCTCCACCTGAGGCTGTCTGCTAGTCCGACCCTCAGTAACTCCTCCGGGCAATCATTCTGGGTGTAAAAGATGTAAGGAGTCACCGCATACGCCCTAAAACCAAGGCCCGAACCTATGTGGGCGACTTCCCCATCATCTTCAGGGGCCACTCAGAAGAGGCGGAATATACCGGCTCCTGATGGTACAGAACAGGATTGACCCTTGTATCTGGAGGAGCCGAGCTGCACTGTAAAGTACAGGGGTGTTGGCTGCACTGTAATCTATGGAGACCCCCTGCAGAGTGACCATGGGTAGAAACCTCACACCGTCCACTCTGCCCCACCAGAGCAACGTCTGAAGGAGCTGTGCTGCACTATAAAGTACAGGGGTGTTAGATTCACTATCATCTATAGGATTCCCAGGAGAGCCGCGTCTGTCTATGGAGACCCCTGCAGAGTGACCATCGACCCACCTGAGCCGCGGCTGGAGGAGCGCTGCCCCCACTGTCCGTGTGGTGTGCTCCAGTGCCGTCCACTATGCGGGGGATGGAGATGTTCTGCCCGCTGCTCTTCGTCCGCCCTACTACAGCCCTGTCTACAATCTGCGTCAGCTTCGTCTGGCGGGAGCGTTTCCGGGACACGTTTCGAGGAGCCGGCTTCTCCCTCTGGCGCGgcgcttcctcctcttcttcactATACTCCACTATCTCTTCCATCTCCAGGCTGCCAGGAGACCAGCGGCTTCTCTTTCTGGAGCGAGCTTCCACCATTAAGTCATCTTCCAGCCAATCATCTCCGATGTAATGGTCTGAGGGCACCAGAGCATCTGTAGGTGCAGGCTCCTCGGGGGCGGGCTCAGGCTGGGCCATGCTCTGGCTCAGCAGGCGTGATTTGGCGCTGCCCAGGCCCTGCATGGCTTTCTGGTAAGCTTCTTTCCCACCCTCAGAAAGCCTGGGAGGATCTGGTCCCGAGGTCCTCTCCACGGTGATATCCGAATCCGAGGACGGCCTTGGAGCTCCAAGTCGTGGCCGTTTCTTGACCGGCTTGAGAGGGGTCAGCAGCTGCTCAGGCTCCTCCTCCATGAGGGGATCCTCCTCGCTCATTTGGGTGCTGCACTGCAGCGGGAAATCCTCATCCTCCTGGGTGGACAGCCGCAGGTTCCTGGGCGTTCCATGCTCCGTACCTGTCCGACTTATTCGAGGAACAGAGTTCTCCCGCTGCTTCCTGGAGGGGAATGGGGGGCTGGCAAGGAGCGGCTCGGAGGCTTCAGCATCAAACAGCTCACTGTCCTGGAGCTCCCGAGCCGGCGGCTGCggggtggaggagaccactgcaaaGAGCAGAAGGGCAGAGGTCACATGGGGCGGAGCTCCCAATAATCTACCTGCCCCTTCCCCAGTATCGTCCTTTGTGCACGAGGACTGCGCGGTCAGAGACCCCCacactgacagcagggaggggcaAGCTACCCGGTCTACATACCACTGCCCTGCAGAGCGTCGCGCAGCATCTTCTCCGTCTCCTTACAGTCCCTCCGCGTCACTGCATCCAGGTGCTTCCCGTACATGTGAATCCACTCCTGCAGACTGCCGAGCGGGGGCTTCCCCTGCAGGTGCACAAAGGGGGCCGGTGACCATATGAACGGCAGGGCACGCCCACTAGGGATGCAGGAGGGGGACACCCACCTTGGTGGTCTTCTGAGTCACAGACGCCCCTCTCCTGATCAGCAGCTGAGCAACATCAAAGTTACCACTGGACAGAGCGTCATGGAGGGGGGTGATCCCATCACATAGTGGGCCCCCAGGATCATTGATGTGGGCCCCGCGGTCTAACAGCAGCTGTACAATATCTGGAGACAAAGCCGTAATGAGACCGGAGGCAGAACTGGCAGTGGGCGGGGGGGCCGGAGCGCGACTAAGGGCGGGGGGGGCCAGAGCGCGActaagggcgggggggggggggcaagagcgCGACAAAGGGCGGGGGGGGCCAGAGCGCGActaagggcggggggggggggcaagagcgCGACAAAGGGCGGGGGGGGCCAGAGCGCGActaagggcgggggggggggccagagcgCGACTAAGGGCGGGGGGGGCCTTAGGGGAGCAGAGCGCGACTAAGGGCGGGGGGGCCTTAGGGGAGAAGAGCGCGACTAAGGGCGGGGGGCCTCAGGGGAGCAGAGCGCGACTAAGGGCGGGGGGCCTCAGGGGAGCAGAGCGCGACTAAGGGCGGAGGGGCCTCAGGGGAGCAGAGCGCGACTAAAGGCGGAGGGGCCTTAGGGGAGCAGAGCGCGACTAAGGGCGGGGGGGCCTTAGGGGAGCAGAGCGCGACTAAGGGCGGGGGGGCCTCAGGGGAGCAGAGCGCGACTAAGGGCGGGGGCCATGGAACGGGGTCAGCCTGGAGGTGGCCTCACCGTGATGTCCATGGTTGCAGGCTTCATGGAGGGGTGTCCAGCCACAGTAGTCTCGGGGGTTCACCGGGTGGCCCTAGGATAAACGGGGTAACGTCAGGACTCCTCACATATAAcgctccccccacttttggggtacAGCACCGCCGGCTCACC
Coding sequences within it:
- the TONSL gene encoding tonsoku-like protein, encoding MADREIKQLEKVKCRARRADNLREEAAACNQLGELLARGGRFREAIEEHRQELGLCEALGDIIGCAVANRKIGECFAETGNYQAALKHQRIHLDLARSVSSDIEEQRALATVGRTYLYMCEVGDVDARRPAEESFLKSLEIVDEKLEGKVSSRDLSEMRARLFLNLGFLYDIMAQTDKCSFYIRKSIFIAEQTQLHEDLYRANSNLASIHLRNGEHSKAIRCWEAARECARRMRDKCMESECYCSIGQTLLSLGDFSAGKRSLKKAFLLGSLQESDRDAVRRSLKHAIKGCQLEEVLSELTDGDQQGALSLYEQLGDLYCKVGCYRKAVEYYKLQLRCAESLSRPDRELAVIHVSLAATFSDLKDYPQALEHYRAELGRRKGNPCEECKTWLNMALAVEEDGQGYSQVQQCLTRGMKCAQEAGDPRLQRKVLRQLLAVQQKWGAPEAGDTEAELRDVCGSDGGDSSEEEEEPESSEPLQESEVELSSSGDEDLEGYEKSVPSKRATTRWNRRNEKGETSLHRACIEGNAKMVQCLLEKGHPVNPRDYCGWTPLHEACNHGHHDIVQLLLDRGAHINDPGGPLCDGITPLHDALSSGNFDVAQLLIRRGASVTQKTTKGKPPLGSLQEWIHMYGKHLDAVTRRDCKETEKMLRDALQGSVVSSTPQPPARELQDSELFDAEASEPLLASPPFPSRKQRENSVPRISRTGTEHGTPRNLRLSTQEDEDFPLQCSTQMSEEDPLMEEEPEQLLTPLKPVKKRPRLGAPRPSSDSDITVERTSGPDPPRLSEGGKEAYQKAMQGLGSAKSRLLSQSMAQPEPAPEEPAPTDALVPSDHYIGDDWLEDDLMVEARSRKRSRWSPGSLEMEEIVEYSEEEEEAPRQREKPAPRNVSRKRSRQTKLTQIVDRAVVGRTKSSGQNISIPRIVDGTGAHHTDSGGSAPPAAAQPPAVTVNASLPPPIRVRVRVQDNVFLIPIPHSGGETHEVSWLAEQASQRYYQSCGLLPRLTLKKEGALLAPQDPILHVLQSNEEVVAEVHSWDLPPLTDRYKKACQSLAVEENRLVRKALEQQETSSVSLCRLSLSGRHLCPVIRALKLQSSLRQLHLSGNLLGDAEVEELLSMLGTLPNLTHLNLSCNRLTHEGLRKLVPAAATSDYKALENLEELDLSMNPLGDGLSQPLAALLLHCPLLSTLHLRACQLSAKFLQQYRLVLADAFRGAVHLKNLSLSHNPLGSTGVELVLKTIPHETISCLELRAVTAGDALITEPLIRYLTQDGCTLSHLTLSSNHLSDESVRDLARCLPVCSSLTSLDLSGNPKIGGNGFQHLLNAIQERNIEMQELDLTGCRIQGPFNSCSLDALSSLLHELRLCSRSLSKKDREVLLQAWCGESLIVSQQSKLFIKRLT